A genomic stretch from Prionailurus bengalensis isolate Pbe53 chromosome E2, Fcat_Pben_1.1_paternal_pri, whole genome shotgun sequence includes:
- the LOC122494893 gene encoding uncharacterized protein LOC122494893 isoform X4, whose amino-acid sequence MRKLNESLLPATRNVLAQTVTPAGAPTMPAPPPGLQAAHRVVIIPVPVCHPSRTLCSLNRSPWAYSSLVFPEPSTSPRSQRALSSTHPLFLSSPRPRFRIRGLSFHWSVTRLLIADTSCGGEAVSHQTLSSSRVHASQASRRPEPGHAQEGPSNSNSWHGAGASQSERPSHQSAWTPLSPTNQAAPGA is encoded by the exons ATGA GAAAGTTGAATGAGTCTCTGCTCCCTGCAACCCGAAATGTCTTGGCTCAGACAGTAACTCCTGCCGGCGCTCCCACAATGCCCGCGCCACCCCCAGGATTGCAAGCCGCACACCGTGTTGTCATTATCCCCGTCCCTGTCTGCCACCCCTCCAGGACCCTGTGTTCTTTGAACAGAAGTCCATGGGCTTATTCATCTCTTGTGTTCCCAGAGCCCAGCACGAGCCCTCGTTCCCAGCGGGcgctca GCTCCACCCACCCCCTCTTCCTAAGCTCCCCTCGCCCTCGCTTCAGGATCAGAGGGCTCTCCTTCCACTGGTCTGTCACCAGACTCCTCATTGCCGACACTTCCTGCGGTGGAGAAGCTGTTTCCCACCAAACCCTGTCCTCCTCCAGAGTCCACGCTTCCCAGGCCTCCCGGCGGCCAGAGCCCGGCCACGCGCAGGAGGGACCTTCGAACTCTAACAGTTGGCACGGCGCAGGCGCCAGCCAATCAGAACGGCCGTCTCACCAATCTGCATGGACGCCACTGTCGCCAACCAACCAGGCAGCCCCGGGCGCATGA
- the LOC122494893 gene encoding uncharacterized protein LOC122494893 isoform X1 translates to MLILLPGILFSGGLRAALGILGISYHILSVSSLAGKLNESLLPATRNVLAQTVTPAGAPTMPAPPPGLQAAHRVVIIPVPVCHPSRTLCSLNRSPWAYSSLVFPEPSTSPRSQRALSSTHPLFLSSPRPRFRIRGLSFHWSVTRLLIADTSCGGEAVSHQTLSSSRVHASQASRRPEPGHAQEGPSNSNSWHGAGASQSERPSHQSAWTPLSPTNQAAPGA, encoded by the exons ATGCTgatccttctgcctggaatactaTTTTCTGGTGGACTCCGAGCTGCT CTTGGAATCCTGGGCATTTCTTATCACATTCTATCTGTTTCATCACTTGCTG GAAAGTTGAATGAGTCTCTGCTCCCTGCAACCCGAAATGTCTTGGCTCAGACAGTAACTCCTGCCGGCGCTCCCACAATGCCCGCGCCACCCCCAGGATTGCAAGCCGCACACCGTGTTGTCATTATCCCCGTCCCTGTCTGCCACCCCTCCAGGACCCTGTGTTCTTTGAACAGAAGTCCATGGGCTTATTCATCTCTTGTGTTCCCAGAGCCCAGCACGAGCCCTCGTTCCCAGCGGGcgctca GCTCCACCCACCCCCTCTTCCTAAGCTCCCCTCGCCCTCGCTTCAGGATCAGAGGGCTCTCCTTCCACTGGTCTGTCACCAGACTCCTCATTGCCGACACTTCCTGCGGTGGAGAAGCTGTTTCCCACCAAACCCTGTCCTCCTCCAGAGTCCACGCTTCCCAGGCCTCCCGGCGGCCAGAGCCCGGCCACGCGCAGGAGGGACCTTCGAACTCTAACAGTTGGCACGGCGCAGGCGCCAGCCAATCAGAACGGCCGTCTCACCAATCTGCATGGACGCCACTGTCGCCAACCAACCAGGCAGCCCCGGGCGCATGA
- the LOC122494893 gene encoding uncharacterized protein LOC122494893 isoform X2 — MLILLPGILFSGGLRAALGILGISYHILSVSSLAGKLNESLLPATRNVLAQTVTPAGAPTMPAPPPGLQAAHRVVIIPVPVCHPSRTLCSLNRSPWAYSSLVFPEPSTSPRSQRALRSEGSPSTGLSPDSSLPTLPAVEKLFPTKPCPPPESTLPRPPGGQSPATRRRDLRTLTVGTAQAPANQNGRLTNLHGRHCRQPTRQPRAHDVILANGKDASSLL, encoded by the exons ATGCTgatccttctgcctggaatactaTTTTCTGGTGGACTCCGAGCTGCT CTTGGAATCCTGGGCATTTCTTATCACATTCTATCTGTTTCATCACTTGCTG GAAAGTTGAATGAGTCTCTGCTCCCTGCAACCCGAAATGTCTTGGCTCAGACAGTAACTCCTGCCGGCGCTCCCACAATGCCCGCGCCACCCCCAGGATTGCAAGCCGCACACCGTGTTGTCATTATCCCCGTCCCTGTCTGCCACCCCTCCAGGACCCTGTGTTCTTTGAACAGAAGTCCATGGGCTTATTCATCTCTTGTGTTCCCAGAGCCCAGCACGAGCCCTCGTTCCCAGCGGGcgctca GATCAGAGGGCTCTCCTTCCACTGGTCTGTCACCAGACTCCTCATTGCCGACACTTCCTGCGGTGGAGAAGCTGTTTCCCACCAAACCCTGTCCTCCTCCAGAGTCCACGCTTCCCAGGCCTCCCGGCGGCCAGAGCCCGGCCACGCGCAGGAGGGACCTTCGAACTCTAACAGTTGGCACGGCGCAGGCGCCAGCCAATCAGAACGGCCGTCTCACCAATCTGCATGGACGCCACTGTCGCCAACCAACCAGGCAGCCCCGGGCGCATGACGTCATTCTCGCCAACGGAAAGGATGCCTCGTCCCTGCTGTAG
- the LOC122494893 gene encoding uncharacterized protein LOC122494893 isoform X3 — translation MLILLPGILFSGGLRAALGILGISYHILSVSSLAGKLNESLLPATRNVLAQTVTPAGAPTMPAPPPGLQAAHRVVIIPVPVCHPSRTLCSLNRSPWAYSSLVFPEPSTSPRSQRALNSSLPTLPAVEKLFPTKPCPPPESTLPRPPGGQSPATRRRDLRTLTVGTAQAPANQNGRLTNLHGRHCRQPTRQPRAHDVILANGKDASSLL, via the exons ATGCTgatccttctgcctggaatactaTTTTCTGGTGGACTCCGAGCTGCT CTTGGAATCCTGGGCATTTCTTATCACATTCTATCTGTTTCATCACTTGCTG GAAAGTTGAATGAGTCTCTGCTCCCTGCAACCCGAAATGTCTTGGCTCAGACAGTAACTCCTGCCGGCGCTCCCACAATGCCCGCGCCACCCCCAGGATTGCAAGCCGCACACCGTGTTGTCATTATCCCCGTCCCTGTCTGCCACCCCTCCAGGACCCTGTGTTCTTTGAACAGAAGTCCATGGGCTTATTCATCTCTTGTGTTCCCAGAGCCCAGCACGAGCCCTCGTTCCCAGCGGGcgctca ACTCCTCATTGCCGACACTTCCTGCGGTGGAGAAGCTGTTTCCCACCAAACCCTGTCCTCCTCCAGAGTCCACGCTTCCCAGGCCTCCCGGCGGCCAGAGCCCGGCCACGCGCAGGAGGGACCTTCGAACTCTAACAGTTGGCACGGCGCAGGCGCCAGCCAATCAGAACGGCCGTCTCACCAATCTGCATGGACGCCACTGTCGCCAACCAACCAGGCAGCCCCGGGCGCATGACGTCATTCTCGCCAACGGAAAGGATGCCTCGTCCCTGCTGTAG